From Pseudomonas sp. stari2, a single genomic window includes:
- a CDS encoding MDR family MFS transporter — MTNLNHPETPKPAIRSVLVALMMAIFLGALDQTIVAVSMPAISAQFKDVSLLAWVISGYMVAMTVAVPIYGKLGDLYGRRKLMLFGMGLFTLASLFCGMAQSMEQLVLARIFQGIGAGGMISVSQAIIGDIVPPRERGRYQGYFSSMYAVASVAGPVLGGYMTEYLSWRWVFLINLPLGLGAYWVARRNLIGLPIPQRKPVIDYLGTLLMIIGLTALLLAITQVGQGHAWRSSEVLGLFACAVAVLAVFVWHERRAREPLLPMHLFTNRSALLCWCTIFFCSFQAISLIVLMPLRFQSVTGAGADSAALHLLPLAMGLPIGAYFAGRRTSITGRYKPQILTGALLMPISILGMAFSPPDATLISSLFMLLSGIAGGMQFPTSLVGTQNSVEQKDIGVATSTTNLFRSLGGAVGVALMSALLLALLQDSSFAHLTGASLIGEGQSGNVLLDGLNAAPGDAQNALRAELLVTFRHLLMVSAGVSLLGLAAAIAMPNRLLRGREHGAR; from the coding sequence GTGACCAATCTCAACCATCCCGAAACGCCCAAACCGGCCATTCGCAGCGTGCTGGTCGCGCTGATGATGGCGATATTTCTTGGCGCACTGGACCAGACCATCGTCGCTGTTTCCATGCCGGCCATCTCCGCGCAATTCAAGGACGTCAGCCTGCTGGCCTGGGTGATTTCCGGATACATGGTGGCGATGACCGTGGCGGTGCCGATCTACGGCAAGCTCGGCGATTTGTACGGGCGGCGCAAACTGATGCTGTTCGGCATGGGCCTGTTCACCCTCGCCTCGCTGTTCTGCGGCATGGCCCAAAGCATGGAGCAACTGGTGCTGGCGCGGATCTTTCAGGGCATCGGCGCCGGCGGGATGATTTCGGTGAGCCAGGCGATCATCGGCGACATCGTCCCGCCCCGTGAGCGCGGGCGCTATCAGGGTTACTTCTCCAGCATGTATGCGGTGGCCAGCGTTGCCGGTCCGGTGCTCGGCGGTTACATGACAGAGTATCTGTCATGGCGCTGGGTGTTCCTGATCAACCTGCCGCTGGGCCTCGGCGCGTATTGGGTGGCGCGACGCAACCTGATCGGCCTGCCGATTCCCCAGCGCAAACCGGTCATCGACTACCTCGGCACGCTGCTGATGATCATCGGCCTGACGGCATTGTTGCTGGCGATCACTCAGGTCGGCCAAGGCCACGCATGGCGCAGCAGTGAAGTCCTCGGTCTGTTCGCTTGTGCGGTGGCGGTGCTGGCGGTGTTCGTCTGGCATGAGCGACGTGCCCGGGAGCCGTTGCTGCCAATGCACCTGTTCACCAACCGCAGCGCCCTGCTGTGCTGGTGCACGATTTTCTTCTGCAGCTTTCAGGCGATTTCGTTGATCGTGCTGATGCCGTTGCGCTTCCAGAGCGTGACGGGCGCGGGGGCGGACAGCGCTGCGCTGCACTTGCTGCCACTGGCGATGGGGTTGCCGATCGGCGCGTATTTCGCCGGTCGCCGCACCTCGATTACCGGGCGCTATAAACCACAGATTCTCACCGGCGCATTGCTGATGCCGATCTCGATCCTCGGCATGGCCTTCAGCCCACCGGATGCGACGCTGATCAGCAGTCTGTTCATGTTGCTCAGCGGTATCGCCGGCGGCATGCAATTCCCGACCTCGCTGGTCGGCACGCAGAACTCGGTGGAACAAAAAGACATTGGCGTCGCCACCAGCACCACCAACCTGTTCCGCTCTCTGGGCGGCGCGGTGGGCGTGGCGCTGATGTCGGCGCTGTTGCTGGCGTTGTTACAGGACTCCAGCTTTGCCCATCTGACCGGCGCATCGCTGATCGGCGAGGGTCAATCCGGCAACGTCTTGCTCGATGGCCTGAACGCGGCTCCCGGCGATGCGCAGAATGCCTTGCGTGCCGAGTTGCTGGTGACGTTCCGGCATTTGCTGATGGTCAGCGCCGGGGTGTCGCTGCTCGGGCTGGCGGCGGCGATCGCGATGCCGAACCGCTTGTTGCGCGGACGTGAACACGGCGCACGCTGA
- a CDS encoding cache domain-containing protein yields MGFVQKLAWLGALLLLSFGQANAATEKDDSKAAIALLEKALAYYHDNGDKAFAAFSRQGEFVDKDRYVFVVDTKGVMLASGGPSSALIGRDVSEVLGPDLQKAFKDALKVPEGNGIQQAEYRWQNQADGKVERKHVFYQRIGQRILAVGYYLPRASAEQAKVLLDKAATDLTKDEKGTLTAVNSLKGGYLQDDLYVFVVDLKTRRYVAHGTNLRLVNTDFAKVKDPEGKPVGEPILALIGKQDEGEYEYRWKNPVTGKVENKHAYLKKVGDYLVAVGYYSA; encoded by the coding sequence ATGGGGTTTGTGCAAAAACTGGCCTGGCTCGGCGCGCTGCTGTTGTTGAGTTTCGGACAGGCCAATGCGGCCACGGAAAAAGACGACAGCAAGGCCGCCATCGCCTTGCTGGAAAAGGCTCTGGCCTACTATCACGACAACGGCGACAAGGCGTTCGCGGCGTTCAGCCGTCAGGGCGAGTTCGTCGACAAGGATCGCTACGTGTTCGTAGTCGATACCAAGGGTGTGATGCTCGCCAGCGGCGGGCCGTCTTCGGCGTTGATCGGCCGGGACGTGAGCGAAGTGCTCGGGCCGGATTTGCAGAAAGCGTTCAAGGACGCGCTGAAAGTGCCGGAAGGCAACGGCATCCAGCAGGCCGAGTATCGCTGGCAGAATCAGGCCGATGGCAAGGTCGAGCGCAAGCATGTGTTCTATCAGCGCATCGGTCAGCGGATTCTGGCGGTCGGCTACTACTTGCCGCGTGCGTCGGCGGAGCAGGCGAAAGTCCTGCTGGATAAAGCCGCCACCGATTTGACCAAGGACGAAAAAGGCACGCTGACGGCGGTCAACTCGCTCAAGGGCGGATACCTGCAGGATGACCTTTACGTTTTCGTGGTGGACCTGAAGACGCGGCGCTACGTCGCCCACGGTACCAACCTGCGGTTGGTCAATACCGACTTCGCCAAGGTCAAGGACCCGGAAGGCAAACCGGTGGGCGAGCCGATTCTGGCGCTGATCGGCAAACAGGATGAGGGCGAGTACGAATACCGCTGGAAAAACCCGGTAACCGGCAAGGTCGAGAACAAACATGCCTACCTGAAGAAGGTCGGGGATTATCTGGTGGCAGTCGGTTATTACAGCGCTTGA
- a CDS encoding ATPase, with protein MSMRNDAHDDDFDDVPSLRADTLDDDDFPTTARTSVHSRTPPVVKIKSASTGPLWALVGALFFAFIGLAWWSFQQISLMEQQLVATQESFARISEEAAGRLQDISGKVVASQTNVNTDSEALKLQIRQLQSALQDQSKQQQGVAGQATDLDKRLALMTAQTTEQQNANTQLQAQVKALSAELATLKSTPADTSKVDAQLKSFDAQVKGFDAQFKSLGADITALKKQGGSNAAIERLEQEIVVLKSEQDNRPATAQGGSSTAEFDAFRGQMTRNINTLQAQIQNLQQQINARP; from the coding sequence ATGTCTATGCGTAACGATGCCCACGACGACGATTTCGACGATGTACCGAGCCTGCGCGCCGACACACTCGATGACGACGATTTTCCCACCACTGCCCGCACCTCCGTGCATTCGCGCACACCGCCAGTGGTCAAGATCAAGTCGGCCAGCACCGGGCCGTTGTGGGCGCTGGTCGGTGCATTGTTCTTCGCCTTCATCGGCCTGGCCTGGTGGAGCTTCCAGCAGATTTCGTTGATGGAGCAGCAACTGGTGGCGACCCAGGAAAGCTTCGCGCGGATCAGTGAAGAAGCCGCGGGGCGTTTGCAGGACATTTCCGGCAAGGTCGTGGCAAGCCAGACCAACGTCAACACCGACAGCGAAGCCCTGAAACTGCAGATCAGACAGCTGCAAAGCGCACTCCAGGACCAGAGCAAACAGCAGCAGGGTGTGGCCGGACAGGCGACCGATCTGGACAAGCGTCTGGCGCTGATGACTGCTCAAACCACCGAACAGCAGAACGCCAACACTCAGTTGCAGGCCCAGGTCAAAGCCTTGAGTGCAGAGCTGGCAACGCTGAAAAGTACGCCGGCCGACACCAGCAAAGTCGATGCCCAGCTGAAAAGCTTCGATGCACAGGTCAAGGGTTTCGATGCGCAGTTCAAGAGCCTAGGCGCTGACATCACGGCCCTGAAAAAACAGGGTGGGTCGAACGCCGCCATCGAGCGTCTGGAACAGGAAATCGTCGTGCTCAAGAGCGAGCAGGACAACCGTCCGGCCACTGCGCAGGGCGGCTCCAGCACCGCCGAGTTCGATGCGTTCCGTGGGCAGATGACCCGCAACATCAACACCCTGCAGGCGCAGATCCAGAACCTGCAACAGCAGATCAACGCCCGGCCGTGA
- a CDS encoding NAD-dependent epimerase/dehydratase family protein, translating into MKILVTGASGFIGGRFARFALEQGLDVRVNGRRAEGVEHLVRRGAEFVQGDLSDPELVRALCTDVEAVVHCAGAVGLWGRYQDFHQGNVQVTENVVEACLKQRVRRLVHLSSPSIYFDGRDHLGLTEEQVPKRFKHHYAATKFLAEQKVFGAQEFGLETLALRPRFVIGAGDMSIFPRLLKMQRQGRLAIIGNGLNKVDFTSVHNLNEALLSSLLAAGSALGKAYNISNGAPVPLWDVVNYVMRKMEVPQVTRYRSYGLAYSVAALNEGACKLWPGRPEPTLSRLGMQVMNKNFTLDISRARHYLDYDPKVSLWTALDEFCGWWKAQDIR; encoded by the coding sequence ATGAAAATTCTGGTCACCGGCGCAAGCGGCTTCATTGGCGGACGCTTTGCGCGTTTTGCCCTGGAGCAGGGCCTGGACGTGCGGGTCAATGGCCGCCGGGCCGAGGGCGTCGAGCATCTGGTGCGTCGCGGCGCCGAGTTCGTTCAGGGTGATCTGAGTGACCCGGAACTGGTGCGTGCGCTCTGCACCGACGTCGAAGCCGTGGTGCATTGCGCCGGCGCAGTCGGGCTGTGGGGGCGCTATCAGGACTTTCATCAAGGCAATGTGCAGGTCACCGAAAACGTGGTCGAAGCCTGTCTCAAACAACGGGTGCGGCGCCTGGTGCATCTGTCGTCGCCGTCGATCTATTTTGACGGTCGCGACCACCTCGGCCTGACCGAAGAGCAAGTGCCCAAGCGTTTCAAACATCATTACGCAGCAACCAAATTTCTGGCGGAGCAGAAGGTCTTCGGTGCCCAGGAGTTCGGCCTTGAAACCCTGGCCCTGCGCCCGCGTTTCGTCATCGGCGCCGGGGACATGAGCATTTTCCCGCGTCTATTGAAGATGCAGCGCCAGGGGCGTCTGGCGATCATCGGCAACGGTTTGAACAAGGTCGATTTCACCAGCGTGCACAACCTCAACGAAGCCTTGTTGAGCAGCCTTCTGGCGGCTGGCTCGGCGCTGGGCAAGGCCTACAACATCAGCAACGGCGCCCCGGTGCCGCTGTGGGATGTAGTCAATTACGTGATGCGAAAAATGGAAGTCCCGCAGGTCACCAGGTACCGTTCCTACGGACTGGCCTACAGTGTGGCGGCGCTCAACGAAGGCGCGTGCAAACTCTGGCCGGGACGTCCCGAACCGACCCTGTCGCGCCTGGGCATGCAGGTGATGAACAAAAATTTCACCCTCGACATCAGCCGCGCCCGGCATTATCTGGACTACGATCCGAAAGTCAGTCTCTGGACCGCCCTCGATGAGTTCTGTGGCTGGTGGAAGGCCCAGGACATTCGTTGA
- a CDS encoding LysR family transcriptional regulator ArgP has protein sequence MFDYKLLSALAAVVEQAGFERAAQVLGLSQSAISQRIKLLEARVGQPVLVRGTPPSPTEIGRRLLNHVQQVRLLERDLQTLVPALDEEGLPERLRIALNADSLATWWAEAVGDFCAEQHLLLDLIVEDQTVGLKRMRAGEVAACVCASERPVAGARSVLLGAMRYRALASPAFIERHFPDGVRAEQLPRTPALVFGPDDFLQHRYLASLGVDGGFEHHLCPSSEGFIRLTEAGLGWGLVPELQVREQLERGVLRELLPDKPIDVPLYWHHWRNGGQLLGLLTEQLVRSSSQWLVPLD, from the coding sequence ATGTTCGACTACAAATTGCTTTCCGCCTTGGCCGCCGTGGTCGAGCAGGCCGGATTTGAACGGGCGGCGCAGGTGCTGGGCCTTTCACAATCGGCGATTTCCCAGCGGATCAAACTGCTGGAGGCGCGGGTCGGCCAACCGGTGCTGGTACGCGGGACGCCGCCGTCGCCGACCGAGATCGGTCGGCGCCTGCTCAACCATGTGCAGCAGGTGCGCCTGCTCGAACGGGATCTACAGACGCTGGTGCCGGCGCTGGACGAAGAGGGCCTGCCGGAACGGCTGCGTATCGCCCTGAATGCCGACAGCCTCGCCACCTGGTGGGCCGAGGCGGTGGGCGACTTCTGCGCCGAACAACATCTGTTGCTGGACCTGATCGTCGAGGACCAGACCGTCGGTCTCAAGCGCATGCGTGCGGGTGAAGTGGCAGCCTGCGTTTGCGCCAGTGAACGGCCGGTGGCGGGCGCCCGCAGTGTGTTGCTCGGGGCGATGCGCTATCGCGCGCTGGCCAGCCCGGCATTCATCGAGCGGCATTTTCCCGATGGTGTGCGTGCCGAACAATTGCCGCGCACTCCTGCACTGGTCTTCGGCCCGGACGATTTTCTGCAGCATCGTTACCTCGCATCCCTCGGCGTCGATGGCGGTTTCGAACATCATTTGTGCCCGTCGTCTGAAGGTTTTATTCGCCTGACCGAAGCCGGGCTCGGCTGGGGGCTGGTGCCGGAATTGCAGGTGCGCGAGCAGCTGGAACGCGGCGTGTTGCGTGAACTGTTGCCAGATAAACCGATCGACGTGCCGTTGTACTGGCATCATTGGCGCAATGGCGGCCAGTTGCTGGGGTTGTTGACCGAGCAATTGGTGCGTTCGTCGTCACAATGGCTGGTGCCGTTGGACTGA
- a CDS encoding ACT domain-containing protein, whose amino-acid sequence MAGETSLTTLLRSMSPQLNAGEYVFCTLRDGQMPSGLEVVGSFREREGLTVILERSHAERAGFSFDYVAAWITLNVHSALEAVGLTAAFATALGKAGISCNVIAGYYHDHLFVGQADAERAMQVLRDLAANAE is encoded by the coding sequence ATGGCTGGCGAAACCTCGTTGACCACCCTGCTGCGCAGCATGAGCCCGCAGCTCAATGCCGGCGAATACGTGTTCTGCACCTTGCGCGACGGGCAAATGCCGAGCGGTCTGGAGGTCGTAGGCAGTTTCCGCGAACGGGAAGGCCTGACGGTAATTCTCGAACGGTCCCACGCCGAGCGCGCCGGTTTCAGCTTTGACTATGTCGCCGCGTGGATCACGTTGAACGTGCATTCGGCGCTGGAAGCCGTCGGCCTGACCGCCGCGTTCGCCACCGCACTGGGCAAGGCCGGCATCAGTTGCAACGTGATTGCCGGCTACTACCACGATCATTTGTTCGTCGGTCAGGCCGACGCCGAACGTGCCATGCAAGTGCTGCGCGATCTCGCAGCCAACGCGGAGTAA
- a CDS encoding LysE/ArgO family amino acid transporter produces the protein MWQSYTNGLLVAFGLIMAIGTQNAFVLAQSLRREHHLPVAALCVACDALLVAAGVFGLATVLAQNPTLLAVARWGGAVFLIWYGSQALRRAFSKQSLQQGENQTVRSLRAVMLSALAVTLLNPHVYLDTVLLIGSLGAQQSVPGAYVVGAASASLLWFFTLAFGAAWLAPWLARPSTWRILDLLVAVMMFTVAGQLILAS, from the coding sequence ATGTGGCAAAGCTATACCAACGGTTTGCTGGTGGCGTTCGGGCTGATCATGGCGATCGGCACCCAGAACGCCTTTGTGCTGGCCCAGAGCCTGCGTCGTGAACATCACCTGCCGGTCGCCGCGCTGTGCGTCGCCTGCGATGCGTTACTTGTGGCGGCAGGCGTGTTCGGCCTGGCCACGGTGCTGGCGCAAAATCCGACGTTGCTGGCGGTTGCCCGCTGGGGCGGTGCAGTGTTCCTGATCTGGTACGGCAGCCAGGCATTGCGCCGGGCGTTCTCTAAACAGAGCCTGCAACAGGGTGAAAACCAGACCGTGCGTTCATTGCGCGCGGTGATGCTCAGCGCACTGGCGGTGACCTTGCTCAACCCGCACGTTTATCTCGACACCGTGCTGCTGATCGGCTCCCTCGGCGCGCAACAATCGGTGCCCGGCGCTTATGTCGTGGGCGCGGCGAGCGCTTCGCTGCTGTGGTTTTTCACTCTGGCGTTTGGCGCAGCATGGCTCGCCCCATGGCTGGCGCGGCCAAGTACCTGGCGAATTCTTGATCTGTTGGTGGCTGTGATGATGTTCACGGTGGCCGGTCAGCTCATTCTGGCCTCGTGA
- a CDS encoding Fe-Mn family superoxide dismutase, producing the protein MAFELPPLPYAHDALQPHISKETLEFHHDKHHNTYVVNLNNLVPGTEFEGKTLEEIVKTSSGGIFNNAAQVWNHTFYWNCLAPNAGGQPTGALAEAINAAFGSFDKFKEEFSKTSIGTFGSGWGWLVKKADGSLALASTIGAGNPLTSGDTPLLTCDVWEHAYYIDYRNLRPKYVEAFWNLVNWKFVAEQFEGKTFTA; encoded by the coding sequence ATGGCTTTCGAATTGCCGCCGCTGCCTTACGCACACGATGCCCTGCAGCCGCACATTTCCAAGGAAACCCTGGAATTCCACCACGACAAGCACCACAACACCTACGTCGTGAACCTGAACAACCTGGTGCCAGGCACCGAGTTCGAAGGCAAGACCCTGGAAGAGATCGTCAAGACTTCCTCGGGCGGCATCTTCAACAACGCCGCTCAGGTCTGGAACCACACCTTCTACTGGAACTGCCTGGCGCCAAACGCCGGTGGTCAACCAACCGGCGCATTGGCTGAAGCCATCAACGCGGCTTTTGGTTCGTTCGACAAGTTCAAGGAAGAGTTCAGCAAAACCTCGATCGGCACCTTCGGTTCCGGCTGGGGCTGGCTGGTGAAAAAGGCTGACGGTTCCCTGGCGCTGGCCAGCACCATCGGCGCCGGCAACCCGCTGACCAGCGGCGACACCCCGCTGCTGACTTGCGACGTCTGGGAACACGCTTACTACATCGACTACCGTAACCTGCGTCCCAAGTACGTCGAGGCGTTCTGGAACCTGGTCAACTGGAAGTTCGTGGCCGAGCAGTTCGAAGGCAAGACCTTCACCGCTTAA
- a CDS encoding bifunctional diguanylate cyclase/phosphodiesterase, whose product MKLELKNSLSVKLLRVVLLSALIVGVVLSCAQIVFDAYKTRQAVASDAERILDMFRDPSTQAVYSLDREMGMQVIEGLFQDDAVRQASIGHPNEAMLAQKSRELQHSNSRWLTDLILGQERTFTTQLVGRGPYSEYYGDLSITLDTATYGQGFIVSSVIIFISGVLRALAMGLVLYLVYHWLLTKPLSRIIEHLTEINPDRPSEHKIPQLKGHEKNELGIWINTANQLLESIERNTHLRHEAENSLLRMAQYDFLTGLPNRQQLQQQLDKILVDAGKLQRRVAVLCVGLDDFKGINEQFSYQTGDQLLLALADRLRAHSGRLGALARLGGDQFALVQADIEQPYEAAELAQNILDDLEAAFALDHQEIRLRATIGITLFPEDGDSTEKLLQKAEQTMTLAKTRSRNRYQFYIASVDSEMRRRRELEKDLRDALLRDQFYLVYQPQISYRDHRVVGVEALIRWQHPEHGLVPPDLFIPLAEQNGTIIAIGEWVLDQACKQLREWHDQGFVDLRMAVNLSTVQLHHAELPRVVNNLLQMYRLPPRSLELEVTETGLMEDISTAAQHLLSLRRSGALIAIDDFGTGYSSLSYLKSLPLDKIKIDKSFVQDLLDDDDDATIVRAIIQLGKSLGMQVIAEGVETAEQETYIISEGCHEGQGYHYSKPLPARELSAYLKQAQRSNAAIL is encoded by the coding sequence TTGAAGCTGGAACTCAAGAACAGCTTGTCGGTGAAGTTGCTCCGGGTCGTGCTCCTGTCGGCATTGATCGTCGGCGTGGTCTTGAGCTGCGCGCAGATCGTTTTCGATGCTTATAAAACACGCCAGGCTGTCGCCAGCGATGCCGAGCGCATCCTCGACATGTTCCGCGATCCCTCCACCCAGGCTGTCTACAGCCTGGACCGAGAGATGGGCATGCAGGTAATCGAAGGCCTGTTCCAGGATGACGCCGTGCGCCAGGCCTCCATCGGCCATCCCAACGAAGCGATGCTCGCGCAGAAATCCCGCGAACTGCAGCATTCCAACAGCCGCTGGCTGACCGACCTGATCCTCGGCCAGGAGCGCACGTTCACCACCCAGCTGGTGGGACGCGGCCCCTACAGCGAATATTACGGCGACTTGAGCATCACCCTCGACACCGCCACGTATGGCCAGGGTTTTATCGTCAGTTCGGTGATCATCTTCATTTCCGGCGTGCTGCGTGCCCTGGCCATGGGCCTGGTGCTGTATCTGGTCTATCACTGGCTGCTGACCAAGCCGCTGTCGCGGATCATCGAGCACCTCACCGAAATCAACCCGGACCGCCCCAGCGAACACAAGATTCCACAGCTCAAGGGTCACGAGAAAAACGAACTCGGTATCTGGATCAACACCGCCAACCAGTTGCTCGAATCCATCGAACGAAACACCCACCTGCGCCACGAAGCGGAAAACAGTCTGCTGCGCATGGCCCAGTACGACTTCCTCACCGGCCTGCCGAACCGTCAACAACTGCAGCAACAACTGGACAAGATTCTGGTGGATGCCGGCAAGCTTCAGCGACGGGTCGCGGTGTTGTGCGTGGGGCTGGATGACTTCAAAGGCATCAACGAACAATTCAGCTACCAGACCGGCGACCAATTGCTGCTGGCCCTGGCGGATCGACTGCGCGCCCATAGCGGCCGCCTAGGTGCCCTCGCCCGCCTGGGTGGCGACCAGTTCGCCCTGGTGCAGGCCGATATCGAACAACCTTACGAAGCGGCGGAACTGGCGCAAAACATCCTCGATGATCTGGAGGCCGCATTCGCCCTCGATCATCAGGAAATCCGCCTGCGCGCCACCATCGGCATCACCCTGTTCCCGGAGGATGGCGACAGCACCGAGAAGCTGTTGCAGAAAGCCGAGCAGACCATGACCCTGGCCAAGACCCGCTCGCGCAACCGCTATCAGTTCTATATCGCCAGCGTCGACAGCGAAATGCGCCGACGTCGCGAGCTGGAAAAAGACCTGCGTGATGCGCTGTTGCGCGACCAGTTCTACCTCGTCTACCAGCCACAGATCAGCTACCGCGACCACCGTGTGGTCGGCGTTGAGGCGCTGATTCGCTGGCAACATCCGGAACATGGTCTGGTGCCGCCGGACCTGTTCATTCCGCTGGCCGAACAGAACGGCACGATCATCGCCATCGGCGAGTGGGTGCTGGATCAGGCCTGCAAGCAGCTGCGCGAGTGGCACGATCAGGGCTTCGTCGACCTGCGCATGGCGGTTAACCTGTCCACCGTGCAACTGCACCACGCCGAGCTGCCGAGAGTGGTCAACAACCTGTTGCAGATGTACCGCCTGCCACCGCGCAGCCTGGAACTGGAGGTCACCGAAACCGGCCTGATGGAAGACATCAGCACCGCCGCCCAGCACTTGCTGAGCCTGCGCCGCTCCGGCGCACTGATCGCCATCGACGACTTCGGGACCGGCTACTCCTCGCTGAGCTATCTCAAGAGTCTGCCGCTGGACAAGATCAAGATCGACAAGAGCTTCGTCCAGGATCTGCTGGATGACGACGATGACGCGACCATCGTTCGCGCCATCATTCAACTGGGCAAGAGCCTGGGCATGCAGGTGATCGCCGAAGGCGTGGAAACCGCCGAACAGGAGACCTACATCATCTCCGAAGGCTGCCACGAAGGTCAGGGCTATCACTACAGCAAGCCGCTGCCGGCGCGGGAGTTGAGCGCCTATCTCAAGCAGGCGCAACGCAGCAACGCGGCAATTCTCTGA
- a CDS encoding imelysin family protein, whose product MIRMPLATASLLAIAISLAGCGEGKDKAAAPAAPTPAASTAAPAAPATAGKVDEAAAKAVVAHYADMVFAVYSDAESTAKTLQSAIDAFLAKPNAETLKAAREAWVAARVPYLQSEVFRFGNTIIDDWEGQVNSWPLDEGLIDYVDKSYEHALGNPGATANIIANTEVQVGEDKVDVKDITPEKLASLNELGGSEANVATGYHAIEFLLWGQDLNGTGPGAGNRPASDYLEGAGATGGHNDRRRAYLKAVTQLLVSDLEEMVGNWKPNVADNYRATLEAEPAESGLRKMLFGMGSLSLGELAGERMKVSLEANSPEDEQDCFSDNTHNSHFYDAKGIRNVYLGEYTRVDGTKMTGASLSSLVAKVDPAADTALKADLAATEAKIQVMVDHANKGEHYDQLIAAGNTAGNQIVRDAIASLVKQTGSIEAAAGKLGISDLNPDNADHEF is encoded by the coding sequence ATGATTCGTATGCCTCTGGCTACCGCCAGTCTGCTGGCCATCGCCATTTCCCTCGCCGGTTGCGGCGAAGGTAAAGACAAGGCCGCCGCTCCGGCAGCGCCGACGCCAGCCGCCAGCACCGCCGCGCCAGCGGCTCCTGCCACTGCCGGTAAAGTCGACGAAGCCGCTGCCAAGGCTGTGGTCGCGCACTACGCCGACATGGTCTTCGCCGTTTACAGTGATGCCGAATCCACCGCGAAAACCCTGCAGTCCGCTATCGATGCATTCCTTGCCAAGCCAAACGCCGAGACGTTGAAGGCCGCACGTGAAGCCTGGGTTGCCGCGCGCGTTCCTTACCTGCAGAGCGAAGTGTTCCGCTTCGGCAACACCATCATCGACGACTGGGAAGGTCAGGTTAACTCCTGGCCTCTGGACGAAGGCCTGATCGACTACGTCGACAAATCCTACGAACACGCACTGGGCAACCCAGGCGCCACCGCCAACATCATCGCCAACACCGAAGTACAGGTCGGCGAAGACAAGGTCGACGTCAAGGACATCACTCCGGAAAAACTCGCCAGCCTGAACGAGCTGGGCGGTTCCGAAGCCAACGTTGCCACCGGCTACCACGCCATCGAATTCCTGCTCTGGGGCCAGGACCTGAACGGCACCGGCCCTGGCGCCGGCAACCGTCCGGCGTCGGACTACCTGGAAGGCGCCGGCGCCACGGGCGGTCACAACGATCGTCGTCGTGCCTACCTGAAAGCCGTGACTCAACTGCTGGTCAGCGACCTGGAAGAAATGGTCGGCAACTGGAAGCCGAACGTGGCCGACAACTACCGCGCCACCCTGGAAGCCGAACCGGCTGAAAGCGGCCTGCGCAAAATGCTGTTCGGCATGGGCAGCCTGTCACTGGGCGAGCTGGCAGGCGAGCGCATGAAAGTGTCCCTGGAAGCGAACTCCCCGGAAGACGAACAGGACTGTTTCAGCGACAACACCCACAACTCGCACTTCTACGATGCCAAGGGTATTCGTAACGTTTACCTGGGCGAGTACACCCGCGTCGACGGCACCAAAATGACCGGCGCCAGCCTGTCGTCGCTGGTAGCCAAGGTTGATCCGGCTGCCGACACCGCCCTGAAAGCCGATCTGGCCGCTACCGAGGCCAAGATCCAAGTCATGGTCGATCACGCCAACAAGGGTGAGCACTACGACCAGTTGATCGCCGCCGGCAACACCGCCGGCAACCAGATCGTCCGTGACGCCATCGCCTCGCTGGTCAAGCAGACCGGTTCGATCGAAGCCGCTGCCGGCAAACTGGGCATCAGCGACCTGAACCCGGACAACGCTGATCACGAGTTCTGA